The Mercurialis annua linkage group LG7, ddMerAnnu1.2, whole genome shotgun sequence genome includes the window GTTTTAGAACATagtggataaaattaaaaaatttggatttttataaaactttcaTGAAATATTTGGTCTTTTTTGGTCATTTgccctttattttttttacgcTTTCACACTTCAAACTTTATTTACACTTCGTAAGTGTgttacaaataataaaattattattagagTCTCATTGGTTATTTGACAAACTTTCTTGCAAGGATAGCATCCAAAATTACTCattaatcaatatttaaatTGGGTGTGTATAGCCATGTTTAAAATGTGCGTTTCTCTATCACCTTTGCATGCTTTCCTTATTTTTAGAGATGGAGTGAGATTGCTTTTAATCAAGATTATAATTTTGGttgttattttttcaaaacgacacttgttttattttctttccctTCTCTCTTCTCTCCATTTTCCATTTATTTGGTTATTCAATTCACATTGAACAAAGAGGAGAATCCAAGCTCCATTAAtataatcttatatatatattattatattatgttTTCCGATTTCATTTCAGGTAAAAACTTGATTTTTGTATTATATTAGATTTATATGTTGTTGCATTTAATTGTTGTATacatgtttgatttatttttatctttttcctataaaaaaaaatggttaaaGAATTATTAGTTGCATTATTGAGATCTTGTTcttgttcttttctttttcagttttgttgattaatttttataagttgGGTTAATAAAGTtgttaattaatgtttttaaatttcaaatcatTAAAATTTCTGGGGATTTGATTGTTGCTTATCTTCAATTATGCATATATGATTAATATGTTATTATTCTTGAAAGAATTTGAATGAATGAGATTTGAGAGTTTCAATCAAAGcattaaatcaaattatttcaattattaaatttgtagAAAGTAAAAAGCATTAAATCAAATTGATTGAAATGGAAAGCTGTGAGGATAATGGAGCACATTTTGAACCTCCTGATCCGGATATTCTTGAGGTGGATCCAACTGGCCGATATATACGAGTAACAATCTTCATCtctactttttctttttaaatatttttcatgttatttgtaataatacaattataatttCATATGCCATTGCTATTTGCTAgcgttaatttaattagaaaatatcAATAGCTAACCATTTAATGGGGTAACTTTATGTTGGTACTAAAATCGTTTTATAGTTGAGATTTTGTTTTGGTAATAGTGAGGGAGAAACAAGATTAAATTCGAAACTCTAAAGTTACATGACTCTATTACTAGAATCTATGTTGcacataaattttttgaattttatatttcgGCATTTTGTTTCTGCTCtcgaattttatattttggtattttcccGTTTCATTGTTTTTCGTTTCAACGTTGTGTAATATATATTAGAATTAATCTTAAGAGGACGATATAAAGTTCTTAATTCGAGATATATCATGTATTTATAGTTTGTTTTCTTATTAAAACCAAATGAAAACAATTTGaacataaaaaggttaaatagtATGTTTGTCTCAAATCTTCTCTTATTTTAAGTAAATCTATGGCaagctttgtttttttttaataattatgatCTTTTTTATTGCTTCTAACAGTACAAAGAGGTGCTTGGAAAAGGCGCCTTCAAGAGAGTGTATCCTTTGAATTTCATTTAGTACAATAacttattttaagtaattatatcATAGATATGTGGTCATTTGATAGATATGGAGCAACACTGGAAGTTGCTGAAATTTTGAGAAAAAGTATTCGAGATTGATCTAATTTTATAAGaatattgtattttaatatgCCGATCATCGgttagtattttaataaaatctaaCCGACAAAGCTAATGTGGAACGTGAATACGGGCCACATCATCtcttaataattaaatgttCACGTTACACTTGTCATGTTACATCCATAttccaatttcttttttttttgtcaaagatccATATTCCAATTTCACTTTAGTGTTTTGTTTCATTAAAGTACCAACCACTAATGATCAAATTAAAGTCCAATAACcgtaaaaagaaaatcaatatcGAGTATCTTTTTCGAAATTAGACTAGATTTAGTAACccgtaatattttttttactcgaGCAACATTATTTGCATTTGCCTTAACTAGCCTTGTACAATAGATATAAGGCATTTGATGAAGTGAATGGACTTGAAGTAGCATGGAACCAAGTTCGTATTGATGAGGTTTTACAATCACCCGATGACTTGGAAAGGCTTTACTCTGAAGTGCATCTTTTGAAGTCCTTAAATCATGGCAATATTGTGAGGTTTTACAATTCTTGGATTGATGACAAAAATAAAACTGTTAATATCATCACTGAGTTGTTCACCTCCGGTAACTTGAGACAGTAAGTTTACTCAATCTTTTACGACTAAGTCCATCTCGAGGCTCACGTACTTTACCATTTTTGTTCAGAAAGACCTATCGTAAAATTATTTTCTTCTAGCCAATACTCACAAAAATGTTTTTTCATGATCCCAATAaagtgcatgaaaatgaaaaaaatcagaTAAGTAGAGGAACTGGAAGAAAACAATTTTATGGTAGGGTTTCCTGAACAAAAGTGGTAAAGTACAGAAGTTTCGGGATGGATTTTGCTACCGTTTCTtcatctctttttcatttccatCAATTTTAATCTAATCTAAATGTAGGTATTGCAAGAAACATAGAAATGTTGACATGAGAGCAGTGAAAGGTTGGGCAAGACAAATTTTAATGGGTTTGAACTATCTTCATAATCACAAGCCCCCCATAATCCATAGGGATCTCAAATGTGATAACATCTTTATTAATGGTAACCAAGGAGAAGTTAAAATTGGAGATCTTGGTTTAGCCACTGTAATGGAGCAAGCCAATGCCAAAAGCGTAATCGGAACTCCAGAGTTTATGGCCCCTGAGTTGTATGATGAGGACTACACTGAGTTGGCCGATGTTTATTCATTCGGAATGTGCATGCTTGAGATGGTTACTTATGAATATCCGTATAGCGAATGTCGAAATTCTgctcaaatttataaaaaggtttcATCTGTAAGTCATGTCAAAATACTCGCAATTAGTTTTATGGCTTAACCTATTTTACAGTCCatatacttttcattttttctttacttCGTCGCAAAGCTTTTATGATATTTTACTTGGTCTTTATACTTTCGAAAGCAGTTCTATGAACTCTTTCTGGTTTTTCACTTGGTCCATGTACTTTCAAAAACAATATTACTCCGTCCTGCACTAACGGAAAGAGCACCACATTCCGCACTTTTGTTGACGGAAGGACTTCTTAATACTGTTTTAGAAAGACAaaggatcaaacaaaaaacGAAAATGCCTAGTGacgaaataaagaaaaaatgaaaagtatatGAATCTTAGAATAGGTTTTGCCTAATTTTATGGAAAAATGTTATGTTTCTTTTAGCTAACAATGTGTGTGTTTGTAGGGAATCAAGCCAGCTGCATTGTCTAAAGTAAAGGatcaagaaatgaaaaaattcataGAGAAATGCATAATCAAAGCATCTCAAAGATCATCTGCGAAAGAGCTTCTAATGGATCCTTTTTTGGAAGCCAATGGATTAGCAAAAAACCGTCCTTTGCCACTTCCTGATATCGTAATGCCGAAAACATCAGCATTCGGAGATCGATGTTTAGTGTCAGAAGGGCCTGCAAATGCAAGAAATAAAGCTCCTTCCATGGACATGGACAATGATCCCGGCATTCCCATTATCGCATCTTTTCAAAATTCTTCGTGTGTGGAGGTTCGACGAGCACGCAAAGGCAATATATTCTTTCTTAGAGGCGAAGCTAACGACGAAAACTCGGTTTCATTGATACTCCGCATTGCTGATCAAAATGGTTAGTCTCTATTTTTCTCTTGAAACTACTCAATCTTTGCTCCATGTCTccatttaattttcttattatgCATAGGTTCTCGGGTAAGGAACATTCATTTCCTATTCTATCTTGATGGGGACACTGCTTTATTAGTTTCAAGCGAAATGGTAGAACAATTAGAGCTTGAAGATCAAAACATTAACTTCATAGCAGAACTTATTGATTTGTTGCTATTAAATTTGATACCAAATTGGACGCCTTGTGTTCAAGTTGAGCATCTACTTCGAAA containing:
- the LOC126654926 gene encoding probable serine/threonine-protein kinase WNK6, which translates into the protein MESCEDNGAHFEPPDPDILEVDPTGRYIRYKEVLGKGAFKRVYKAFDEVNGLEVAWNQVRIDEVLQSPDDLERLYSEVHLLKSLNHGNIVRFYNSWIDDKNKTVNIITELFTSGNLRQYCKKHRNVDMRAVKGWARQILMGLNYLHNHKPPIIHRDLKCDNIFINGNQGEVKIGDLGLATVMEQANAKSVIGTPEFMAPELYDEDYTELADVYSFGMCMLEMVTYEYPYSECRNSAQIYKKVSSGIKPAALSKVKDQEMKKFIEKCIIKASQRSSAKELLMDPFLEANGLAKNRPLPLPDIVMPKTSAFGDRCLVSEGPANARNKAPSMDMDNDPGIPIIASFQNSSCVEVRRARKGNIFFLRGEANDENSVSLILRIADQNGSRVRNIHFLFYLDGDTALLVSSEMVEQLELEDQNINFIAELIDLLLLNLIPNWTPCVQVEHLLRNKSHKSRDNQKNYKSPSENGDHIVQKATSYSSNLDSGSVSRTQVEDHHRGISKLNEMLSHVDEFGNHSTTMAEDLISEKSYVSAASSEWNDKRLSFNSCITTELGFFEFDGQGLKGSQPDLLATMETNNKVVDTNTEISSSFSNNERLREELEKIEVEYQKDIKDIARKRLDDILETTKRLS